CCCTCGTTTCTATTTATGTTAtgtttatgttcttttttttttttttttttttgcttttatttttatttgttcatttccCTTTATGTAAGGCTATGTTATGACTACATGGATAATCTTTGCATTCCACATGTGCATATCACATGCAAGATTATGTGACAACAATAAACATTAAGAACACACAGGAAAATTTACGTGTAATTGGGTTTTGGTTGTTTAGTACAACTTATTATGGACCCATTTGCGCaaatataacttctagttaAATGCTTCTCCAAAAATATCAATGTGAATAAGAGGTTTCTATTTAATAGATAAAAGAATGTCAAATACCCAAAATATATTGCTAGATTGACAATCATAGGAAACCAAGCATTTGACTTACctagatttaatttattttatttttgataagtgaCTTACCTAGATTTAAAATCAACAGCTTAAGGTACCTAAAACCatgtttcaatatttttacttCACTTCTCAATCAAGGAGAGTCTTAGGTAAAATTGCAAATGGATATAATTTCCCATGTTATCTCAATTTAACATGATGGATCTGACAAATGGAAGCATGAAAGAAATAACCAAGATTctaaaaataccaataaaagTTTTCTTGTGCCTGTTCCCTGTACAATCCTACTGGTTTTCAAGAAATCTTGATCAAATGCTATCACACCTAGCGATTTTCTTTTGCCATTAAAACTTATAACAGCTCAAAAGAGAAAATCtcttatgaaataaaataacatcttaaaatataaaactcaaCTATTTCTATAGAAGGAAAAGCAGCCTAAAAAactgagaaaaaggaaaaagacaaaCTAATGGAAAGGGTTTAAATTACTCCCACCAATGAACCAGCATGGCAAAATACCCAACGACACATGCTTATAGCACCATTGTGCAACAACAAACTTTGGTGCAACTTGGTCAAAAAACTTTCTTCACCTTCTAAACTGGGTTTTTCTTCAGTTAGCATTGAAACctttgaaagagaaaacaaatctAAACAGAATTGAGTAATTTTGGTGCTTGCTAGAGAGTTTGTCTgagatgatgatgaaaatgaagaagcaGTTAAAATTGCTCCAGCACAAAAATGATTAAACCAGTGTAGCCATTCCTCATATAATAGGAGCCTGTTTCCGATACCAGTTCGATCACAGATTCTCCTTTAGGGTTTGGTTGATCTCTAAGACTAACTAACAGCTTAACAGATAAAACATCAGTATTTTGCTTATATAAAAAAGAGTATACAAGAGAACTGGCCAAAGTAATTAAGCACaggagaaacaaaaaatgacaAAGATGATGAAGTAAGGAACTTAACAGAAGGATGCATCATGAGGTTAAATTAAGGGAAACCACTGCCACTGCCACAAAGTAGTCCAAATGTGTTGATGCAatttaaaagaaaggaataataCCTTTCCACCAGGAAGCTGTGCCCTATAAACAGTTCCCAGCATGCCCGATCCAATAAGATTCTCTTGAGAAAAGCTGTTTGTGTATTGCTGAAGTGATGCAATTGTGAAAGATCTTGCAGAGATCGGGGGGTTCAGAGTTTTCGTGGAAGGTTTTTCTGCATTTACTTCAACTGGCACAATTGGGTTTACAATAACTGTTTCAACAAGAGGTGGGGGAGGAGGGCTcgggggaggaggaggaggaggaggaggagggggagGAGGTGGCATCATCACATCAAGTCCACTTATATCTATCTCATGACTGTCCTGCTTTGGTATTGTGAACATTCTTTCCACATTTCGATCTTGTTCATTTTGTGGCTTTGGAGGCACACCTATTCTTCTAACCACTTCTTGATGTTCCTCCTTGGGTGTGCCAACTGCCTCTTTTGGAACTGGTGACAGAATCTTTAGTTAGCCATTTGTTcagaaaaatataaaaccttAGGGCCTAAAAGGATGAAGACAATATATAACAAAACTAGATAGCAGACAAATAAAAATCTACATGCCTTTCTCTATTTGATTACCTTGCTGTTCCAAGGATCCATTATCTCTAAGATTCAATCTGCTGCCTTTATATGCACCGGTTTCATTTCGCTTAGATATCCAGTCAGACTCTTGCCTTTCTCCACAACACCATTTTACAAGAAGCACAAGTGCCAGCACCAAAATTATAAATACCAAGACCACTGTAATTGATATCCAAACTATCCTTTTAGTGCTTAAACCTTTTCCTTTCCCCCCTGAATTTGATTCCTCTGTTGCAGATGGCCCATCAGCTGGTTTCACAGGTGGTTGGTTGGAAGATGGCGGCCCAGAAAGTGGAGGAGGTGGTGATGGGAGTGTCAATGGGGATGTGGGTGCAAGCAAAGGAGCAGTAACATTGCCGAATGGATTTCCATCTTTTCTGCATAGTAAAATTTCAAAGTTAGAAACACAGCCATATGGCACTATAGCTTTACATACTACTTTTTCCTTGTTCtgttttaaagattttacagaaacaagaaaactaaaatatcaaactGACAGattagaagaaaatataaacCCCTGAATCAATTTTAACACTTATAATGTTGAAACCCTAATTCTAATTGCTGCATCAGAAACCATTATAAAACCAATTTTGGCATTGTTGCATCAGCAACTCATGCAATAGGCATGTTGGGATCAAAATATCACCACTTTATTTTTAAGGGGCTACTAAGAAATGGAAGCAGCTTTCACTTATATTATCTGATTTATAGATTTGTAAACCACCAGGTAATGTAACATTACCTTCACTTTTATTGTTGCATGGCATTTGTGAGAAATAGACCCAGTTTCCATTTTGAGTTGTCTGGCTAGGTCTTTTCTCATAATATGGGCCTTCATGGTTCAGACAACATATTCTTTATGTCTATCCACACTAGTCAGTCTCAACTTGGGTCAAACTTCTCAGGCTTATCCTTACTAATTGGTTGAAAATTTAGGGAGTTCCTATGTGCTAACTAAAAAATATCCATACACTGGAAgtctttctaaaattttttacagCATGAGAGAAATGCAtggaaatgattttttcattttagacAAATTTCGAATCTGATAGCAAAACTTCCAGCCTTCACATTGTGCAAAGAATGTAATCTACTTAAAcgagaaaaataaactaaatttcatattttgtgACTCTCACCTGAAATTTGGAATGCTTAGCAACTTATCAGGTATCGTTCCAGAGAAACGGTTATTCTCTACATTCCTGTTCCACAgcataataacaataaattcaggagcaattttttatgtttccatAACTACCAAAAACATAGATTATCCAACAAATCTTttgggttatgtttggttcccggaaactACTAAggaaagcaatttttttttaaggaaaatgattttctcatgtttggttgtattATGttaaataccaaagaaaatcaaatataattaaaataaactagaagcatatacattttttaattatttaattttatatagaaaggTTAAAATAAGGGAAATGAGTTcgaagtagcatataaaaataatttattgactttaaatctattttttattttcctttacatttctttttttctacttttcctctctattttctttccctcatatTTTCCGAGAGCCAAACATAGCCTTGAAGAAAGAACAAAAGTGTAATGTGATTGAGAAAAGTACAAATCTTTAAGGGGAAGATCTTGTAGAACATCTAGGGTCCCAGATAGCTGATTGATCTGCAAACGCCTGCCAACTAAAATGTTAGCTTAATCCATGCTGAAGAATAGGTGTAATGATAAGTGGCCATAATGAGTGAGTTACTAACAGAGTGGTCAGCGACGACAAGTTTTCCATTGATGGAGGCAATTGCCCACTCAAACTGTTACTGGATAGATCTCTGCACAAAGACAAATGGCTCCGTCAATAATCAATAAGCAACAACCTATAATGTAagtatgaaaaggaaaaaatttgcAAAACACAATGAGCCCGTACAGATTGATCAAACCCACAAGGGCTTGAAACGCATCAGGGATCTCTCCAGTTAAAAGATTGTTGTTTAGAGACCTGAAAGGCATAAATAGctaaaagttatttataaaataaaggttaaaaaaaaataacagcaCCCATAGGCATCCAAGAAAAAAAGGTgggaaaaaaaccaaagaacTTACATGTCTGTAAGTAAGCTAAGAGAGGATAACGAAGTTGGGATGCTTCCAGTGAACTGATTAGCTGAAAGAAAACTGCCAAAGGTAAAGACTATCACATATTTTGCATAAGAAGATTGAAATCCAAGCACACAGAAAACAGCAAgtatttgaataaatgaaacaaaacatttttatttaatatcagGATAAAACGTACAAGTTCTGCAAGGTAAGGGGTAAACTGGATGGAATACTACCCCCAATCTGGTTGTTGCTCAGGTCTCTGCCACAGAACAGCACAAGCATTAATGACATACCAAGAATTACAAGGAAAAGCAATAACTATAATCTGTAAAAAGAATGCCTATTGCTTTCTCTTGAGCCTGCATCTGATGAGAGGCATATGCGGGCAACTAACTGCTCAATTAGTATGTCAACTAGTGATTACAGAAGAGGGACATAAAATCATCCCCATCAGGATGGTTCCACTCATCCACAAGGATCAGATaacaaaaatagagaggaaCTCTGCCCCATGAATGAATGCTAGaacgaaaaaaaaattgaataagtAAAGataaatgaagaacatgcagaGCAATTCCACTAAGAGTGAATGGATACATCCATTCAACTATTAATTCTTTGCCCAGTATTGTTATCCATAAAATGTGACCATAGAGGGAGGCCCCCGGgaggggggggagggggggggggggggggggagagagagagatcaccACTTACATCACTTTGATAGAAGCAAAAGTTCCCAAGCTATCACCTAGTTCCCCTCCCAAATTGGCACCATTAAGAATTCTGTAAAAGTGAATAACTATAAGAGAATTGACAGATGACATTGTTGAGAGACATTATCCAATAAATGAAGGAGTGAAGTAGGATTGTCATACATTGAATTTATCTCCGAGCCGTTACATGAGACTCCTTGCCAAGCATCAGCACATGGGTCTCCCCCAGTAGACACCCATCCAGGAAGAAGGGGGCTACCCAATGCAGCATATAAGTTATTAATTGCAGTAACTGGTTCAATACAAAATAATGTTAACAATAAGCCATTGGGATCCAATTAATTCAAGAAATTACAATGGCAAACAATTTTAACAAGAAAccaatcaaacaatgaaaagcTAAAGTGTCACAGTTGCCGTAAATTAGATAACTGTTCGGTTGGTGAGTTAGAATGCAAGAGAAAAACATCTAAATTCGTAATCTGAGATGTTTCATTACTTATAGCCTAAGCAAAAAATGTTCAGAAattgtagaaagaaagaaaaaaaaaacaaaagaaatcatttcATCAAAGCTCTGTTTGGACAACAAGAAAATATAGGGAATAAAAAACTTAGAAACTTAAACTTTTAAGAATTCGAGACCCATGAAAGCAACCCTTCACTCAACTCAggtaaaattttcataattttggaAACCCAACAAACATAACATGTAAGATTTAAGGCGTCAATTTCTTTTCACTTCCAACATTTTTCACAGGAACCAAACAGTagaataaaaccaaaaattctATAGTTCAGAGTTACCATCGCCAGGGCTGGTATATCCAAGCAAAACTTGCGCCGCAAAAATCAACACAAAGCCCACGAAAGTCTGTGCATAGATCTCCAAATTCAAGCAATCTATAGCAGATCTCTTCCCACCCATTGATCTCAACCAGCTCAATTACCTCTCCCTTCTTCTACAGAACCAATCTGAAAATCACCCTCATATCTGAAAATTAAATCACAAGAAAACAAACCCACCTACACACATTAGTGATCTACAGTCAGTGATCTTATCACACCTCAACCACCcatcaaaacaccaaaaaaaaaaaaaaaaaaacctcacaAAAATAATGTGAAAACAATCTCAAATCTGAAAATTAAACCACGAAACAAAATTAGTGATGTCATCACACATCAAAACTCAACAAAGCAAAGACCAAAAGAGAGAGAGTCAATGAAACTGAGTCACAGAAGTAAACTTAAACTTACAGAACCATTAAACAATGAGAGAAGTCTgcaaaaaaagttagaaaaaaccaactataattaaacaaaaacttAGTGGGTAAGATTCTATAACGAAGAGAGACTAACCAAAAGTTGAGCAAAAAATTATCTGGGATTTGATACGATGAATTGCAGAGAGAGAAAACCCTAACCTTGGAAAGAGATGGAAAGGAGAAAAAGGGTCCAGTGTAGAAAGGTAGCGAGACTTGTTGGGCTCTCTCTCTCAAGGTCTGAACACCTCTCCCTctagtttctctctctaaaaacaGCGGTACTACGTTAAGCTTCAGATATATCAATTATGTCACCTTTATATTAAGGTGTTGTCTTTAAAGAAAGGAAACCATTCCTTCTCCACGCGAGATTGAGGCGCGTTTTCGGTGATACTATTGCAGTGTGTTTATCACGTGATTCCGGATGTAACGATGCTCAGATTCTGTGGGTGTTGAGTGCACTCGCTATTGAGTGCGTGTGGTGGTGGTGTTCGTTTTGAGCAAATTTAGTTTCTTCCATTACAGGGTGTGAACGGTTAAATTATAGCCGCCACTTCAAAACGAATGGCTATTGCGGTAATCATTGTATTGGGCTTCTTTACTAGGCCCATGAAAATTTACCATATTCgggtaaataattaaaaaaaatttaaaagaaaataatataaaatattattgattttataaaagagcttgtaattttaaaaattgtttgataaaaaaattatttcattcttAATAACttgaatttcaattaaaaataaaagcaaaatattatgggggaaaatttttaaaataatttttaacttaCTAGTTGTaagtaattttgaaataaattacaaatatttaacAATGTTTGAAACatacaaaaataagatttttgatagatttttaaaattttgaagaatttgagagttttttttcttttcatgtaaAATGTGAcgaaaagaaggtaaaaaaaatatgaaaatcaataaattatttttattattattttaaatttattttacttatgaTTTGAAATTCGATCTAAGGTAAATGTTTGAAACTAGTAAGGTGCTTACTAGACCCACCATTATTTCATCAAGACCATAAATACGAGTAAAGTGCTTTCCtacaaaaatatgatttttgataaactttaaaaaaaatagagaatttaaatgtattttttttttctcgtgaaaactatgaagaaaaaaaggtagaaaaaatatgaaaatcaataaattatttttattattatttcaaatttattttacttttgatttgaaattcGATCTAAgacaaatattcaaatatattatgATAAAGTTGGAAGATTAGACCCACAATTATTTCATTAAGACCATAAATACGAGCAACATCATTGTCTGCTTGAAGAACGATAATATTTACTTTATTATCTTTTGAGAGCTAAATATAATCGAAGtgattcataaataattatttgatagactattatttcaaaaatcacATTAGAACACTACTTactaattcaatttaattacaattataTAGCTTCCAATTCAATTGGTAaccatttttaatgtttaatcgTAGTTAATTTTGGGTAGGCCTATTATGCATAGTACCGTTAAGGAGGAGTTTGTCACTACATGGAGATTATACCTAATAGTTTTTCCACATCACAAAAGTCGCTTTTAGAAGGATAAGTaataattctatattttatttttgacaaaaaaagaaaaaatttaaaaaaagaaagaaaatgtgcCCTAAAAGGTACGGAGTCTTTATCTCTTTATCCGACCACCACATGTCCTGCACGGAATCTATTTGGTGGACACCCAATCAAATTACAATATACCCTCTTTCCTACTCAACAAAGTCCACAATTTTACTCTATCGCCTTTTCACTTCccttaaatacaaataaataaataaataaatataaattttgttgaataatGCCGGTGCCAAACTTTGAATCCCACCCAAAAATTATCCATTGAAAAGTCGTTATCTTACATAATTTTATCCGAGTCGGTGGGAGTCAAAATCGATTCTCAACTTTTATATGACTTTATTTAATTACATAAGGGGTGtctatttatttagtttatccCAATTATctcataaaatacaataaaaaggttgtttttatataaaaaaaagttttttttattttttatatataagaaaaaaaaaaaaccttttaaaactttt
The window above is part of the Vitis riparia cultivar Riparia Gloire de Montpellier isolate 1030 chromosome 12, EGFV_Vit.rip_1.0, whole genome shotgun sequence genome. Proteins encoded here:
- the LOC117926709 gene encoding protein STRUBBELIG-RECEPTOR FAMILY 3-like isoform X1, giving the protein MGGKRSAIDCLNLEIYAQTFVGFVLIFAAQVLLGYTSPGDVTAINNLYAALGSPLLPGWVSTGGDPCADAWQGVSCNGSEINSIILNGANLGGELGDSLGTFASIKVIDLSNNQIGGSIPSSLPLTLQNFFLSANQFTGSIPTSLSSLSLLTDMSLNNNLLTGEIPDAFQALVGLINLDLSSNSLSGQLPPSMENLSSLTTLRLQINQLSGTLDVLQDLPLKDLNVENNRFSGTIPDKLLSIPNFRKDGNPFGNVTAPLLAPTSPLTLPSPPPPLSGPPSSNQPPVKPADGPSATEESNSGGKGKGLSTKRIVWISITVVLVFIILVLALVLLVKWCCGERQESDWISKRNETGAYKGSRLNLRDNGSLEQQGNQIEKVPKEAVGTPKEEHQEVVRRIGVPPKPQNEQDRNVERMFTIPKQDSHEIDISGLDVMMPPPPPPPPPPPPPPSPPPPPLVETVIVNPIVPVEVNAEKPSTKTLNPPISARSFTIASLQQYTNSFSQENLIGSGMLGTVYRAQLPGGKLLAVKKLDKKICNQQKDDEFFDLVNSIDGIRHANVVELMGYCAEHGERLLIYEYCSDGTLHDALHSDDEFKKKLSWSARVRMALGAARALQYLHEVCRPPVVHRNFKSANVLLDDELTVRVSDCGLAPLISRASVSQLSGRLSAYGCEAPEHESGIYTLKSDVYSFGAVMLELLTGRKSYDSKRNRGEKLLVRWAIHQLHDIDALSRMVDPSLNGEYPAKSLSHFADIISRCVQDEPEFRPQMSEVVDDLIDMIRKEAPNRSNSN
- the LOC117926709 gene encoding protein STRUBBELIG-RECEPTOR FAMILY 3-like isoform X2, producing MGGKRSAIDCLNLEIYAQTFVGFVLIFAAQVLLGYTSPGDVTAINNLYAALGSPLLPGWVSTGGDPCADAWQGVSCNGSEINSIILNGANLGGELGDSLGTFASIKVIDLSNNQIGGSIPSSLPLTLQNFFLSANQFTGSIPTSLSSLSLLTDMSLNNNLLTGEIPDAFQALVGLINLDLSSNSLSGQLPPSMENLSSLTTLRLQINQLSGTLDVLQDLPLKDLNVENNRFSGTIPDKLLSIPNFRKDGNPFGNVTAPLLAPTSPLTLPSPPPPLSGPPSSNQPPVKPADGPSATEESNSGGKGKGLSTKRIVWISITVVLVFIILVLALVLLVKWCCGERQESDWISKRNETGAYKGSRLNLRDNGSLEQQVPKEAVGTPKEEHQEVVRRIGVPPKPQNEQDRNVERMFTIPKQDSHEIDISGLDVMMPPPPPPPPPPPPPPSPPPPPLVETVIVNPIVPVEVNAEKPSTKTLNPPISARSFTIASLQQYTNSFSQENLIGSGMLGTVYRAQLPGGKLLAVKKLDKKICNQQKDDEFFDLVNSIDGIRHANVVELMGYCAEHGERLLIYEYCSDGTLHDALHSDDEFKKKLSWSARVRMALGAARALQYLHEVCRPPVVHRNFKSANVLLDDELTVRVSDCGLAPLISRASVSQLSGRLSAYGCEAPEHESGIYTLKSDVYSFGAVMLELLTGRKSYDSKRNRGEKLLVRWAIHQLHDIDALSRMVDPSLNGEYPAKSLSHFADIISRCVQDEPEFRPQMSEVVDDLIDMIRKEAPNRSNSN